One window of Deferribacterota bacterium genomic DNA carries:
- the eda gene encoding bifunctional 4-hydroxy-2-oxoglutarate aldolase/2-dehydro-3-deoxy-phosphogluconate aldolase, with the protein MKIYETLETIRKSKIILVIRAENEDECNKIIKPAIKAGIKAIEITMTVPGAVNIIEKMNHEYKNKNIIIGAGTVNDANMATACISAGSKFIVSPIFDKATKTACDINNILYIPGAFTPNEIFSCIKAGIQLIKIFPASWIGAGKIKELKGPFPQLEFLPTGGVNIDNVKDWFDVGAFAVAVGSAITKYAKDGSFEKIEEISRNFLKMIQ; encoded by the coding sequence ATGAAGATATATGAGACATTAGAAACAATTAGGAAAAGTAAAATAATTTTAGTAATTAGGGCTGAAAACGAAGATGAATGTAATAAAATAATTAAACCAGCAATAAAAGCAGGTATTAAGGCTATTGAAATTACAATGACTGTTCCTGGTGCAGTTAATATTATAGAAAAAATGAATCATGAATATAAAAATAAGAATATAATTATTGGCGCTGGTACAGTAAATGATGCAAATATGGCAACAGCTTGCATATCAGCAGGATCAAAATTTATAGTATCACCTATATTTGACAAAGCGACAAAAACAGCATGCGATATAAATAATATTTTATATATACCAGGGGCATTTACCCCAAATGAAATATTTTCCTGTATAAAAGCAGGTATTCAATTAATTAAGATTTTTCCAGCTTCTTGGATTGGAGCAGGTAAAATAAAAGAATTAAAGGGTCCTTTCCCGCAGCTTGAATTTTTACCAACAGGTGGCGTTAATATTGATAATGTTAAAGACTGGTTTGATGTAGGGGCATTTGCCGTTGCAGTGGGTAGTGCGATAACAAAATATGCAAAAGATGGCAGTTTTGAAAAAATAGAAGAAATATCCAGGAACTTTTTAAAAATGATACAATAA